The following are encoded in a window of Streptomyces sp. Go-475 genomic DNA:
- a CDS encoding IclR family transcriptional regulator — translation MEDTQLPGGPTDRGGDVSEPAAGGRLVGSDRVLAVLKELARYPGGVGLEELTRVIGSPKPTVHRALGALRRAGLAGQDARGRYLLGDEFLRMAFAHHEARPEHVRIRPVLEALARRFGETAHYAVLDGREIVYRAKVDPPTGAVRLTSTIGGRNPAHATAVGKLLLAHRLDTLEAVRDWIGDSPLEPRTRHTCRTAEALHSELRTVTEQGYALDDQENEPGVNCLAVPVYAASPTAPSGAVSVSALAYRTPLRTLAEAADEIRAALGPLARPHR, via the coding sequence ATGGAGGATACGCAGCTCCCCGGAGGACCGACAGACCGCGGCGGGGACGTTTCGGAACCCGCCGCCGGCGGTCGTCTGGTCGGGTCCGACCGTGTCCTCGCCGTCCTCAAGGAACTCGCCCGCTACCCCGGGGGCGTGGGCCTGGAGGAGCTGACCCGGGTGATCGGCAGTCCGAAACCGACCGTGCACCGGGCCCTCGGCGCCCTGCGCCGCGCGGGTCTGGCCGGGCAGGACGCGCGCGGCCGGTATCTGCTGGGGGACGAGTTCCTGCGCATGGCCTTCGCCCACCACGAGGCCCGCCCCGAGCACGTCCGCATCCGCCCGGTACTGGAGGCTCTGGCCCGCCGGTTCGGCGAGACGGCGCACTACGCGGTCCTCGACGGCCGGGAGATCGTCTACCGGGCCAAGGTCGACCCGCCCACCGGTGCCGTCCGGCTGACCTCGACGATCGGCGGCCGCAACCCCGCCCACGCCACCGCGGTCGGGAAACTGCTGCTGGCCCACCGGTTGGACACCCTGGAAGCGGTCCGGGACTGGATCGGCGACTCGCCGCTGGAGCCCCGGACCAGGCACACCTGCCGCACGGCCGAGGCTCTGCACAGCGAGCTGCGGACCGTCACAGAACAGGGCTACGCCCTCGACGACCAGGAGAACGAACCCGGCGTCAACTGTCTCGCGGTTCCCGTCTACGCGGCCTCGCCCACGGCACCCAGCGGGGCTGTGAGCGTCAGCGCCCTGGCCTATCGCACACCCCTGCGCACCCTGGCCGAAGCCGCCGACGAGATCCGGGCCGCGCTCGGCCCGCTGGCGCGCCCGCACCGATGA
- a CDS encoding dienelactone hydrolase family protein has protein sequence MTTITTRTVEYPADGLTMVGHLALPAGVDRRPAVLLGPEGMGLSDVERRRADALAELGYVALAFDLHGGRYLRDPEEMLARCMPLLADPDRMRGIGRAALDVLRAEPRTDPDRIAAVGYGTGGAIALELGRGGVDLRAIGTVNATTTGRPGEAARIRCPVWAGVGSEDPIMPPAQRNAFTAEMRAAGVDWRLTVYGGALHAFHHPPVDHPVVPGVGYHPRHARRAWRDVVDLLAECLPVTEDLGA, from the coding sequence ATGACGACGATCACGACGCGTACGGTCGAGTACCCGGCCGACGGTTTGACGATGGTCGGGCACCTCGCGCTCCCGGCCGGTGTCGACCGCCGGCCCGCGGTGCTGCTCGGGCCGGAGGGCATGGGCCTCAGCGACGTCGAGCGCCGCCGGGCCGATGCCCTCGCCGAGCTGGGATATGTGGCGCTGGCCTTCGACCTTCACGGCGGGCGCTACTTGCGCGACCCCGAGGAGATGCTGGCCCGTTGCATGCCACTGCTCGCTGATCCCGACCGGATGCGGGGGATCGGCCGTGCGGCGCTCGACGTGTTGCGCGCCGAGCCCCGGACCGACCCCGACCGGATCGCCGCCGTCGGCTACGGCACCGGGGGCGCCATCGCGCTGGAACTCGGGCGAGGCGGCGTCGACCTGCGCGCGATCGGGACGGTCAACGCGACCACCACGGGCCGACCGGGCGAGGCGGCGCGCATCCGCTGCCCGGTGTGGGCGGGGGTCGGGTCGGAAGACCCGATCATGCCGCCCGCGCAACGGAACGCGTTCACCGCTGAGATGCGGGCCGCGGGCGTCGACTGGCGCCTCACGGTCTACGGCGGCGCCTTGCACGCCTTCCACCACCCGCCGGTCGACCACCCCGTGGTCCCCGGCGTCGGCTACCACCCGCGGCACGCGCGCCGAGCCTGGCGCGACGTCGTCGACCTGCTCGCCGAGTGCCTGCCCGTGACGGAGGACTTGGGGGCATGA
- a CDS encoding alcohol dehydrogenase catalytic domain-containing protein: protein MRAFVLTAPGTYEVLEVPAPEPAPGEAVVDVERVGVCGTDVEFFTGEMAYLHQGHSSYPMRLGHEWAGRVTAVGDGVDPAWAGRRVMGDTMLGCGTCRRCLRGRQHVCATRQEVGIRGNRPGALAERLAVPVSSLHALPDTVDATLGALVEPGGNALRAASAARLRPEDRVLVLGPGTIGLLVAMFARAAGAEVHLMGRTDGSLAFARALGFDHVWRENDVPDLPFDAVIDASNAAHLPATALDLVEPGGRVVCIGLAGEPSRIDTRTLALKDVTAVGVLSASPGLDATIRAYASGTVDPRPLVAATVGLAEAGPVLAGDRPPGAGPGPKIHIDPRRPGV, encoded by the coding sequence ATGCGGGCGTTCGTCCTGACCGCCCCCGGCACGTACGAGGTGCTGGAGGTCCCCGCGCCGGAGCCGGCTCCCGGAGAGGCCGTCGTCGACGTCGAACGGGTCGGTGTGTGCGGTACCGACGTCGAGTTCTTCACCGGCGAGATGGCCTACCTCCACCAGGGCCACTCCTCCTACCCCATGCGCCTGGGCCACGAGTGGGCCGGACGCGTGACCGCGGTCGGCGACGGCGTCGACCCCGCCTGGGCCGGCCGGCGTGTCATGGGCGACACCATGCTCGGCTGCGGCACCTGCCGCCGCTGCCTGCGCGGCCGGCAGCACGTGTGCGCCACACGGCAGGAGGTCGGCATCCGCGGGAACCGGCCCGGCGCCCTGGCGGAGCGACTCGCCGTGCCGGTCTCGTCGCTGCACGCCCTGCCCGACACCGTCGACGCCACCCTCGGCGCCCTGGTGGAGCCCGGAGGCAACGCCCTGCGGGCCGCCTCGGCAGCCCGACTGCGGCCCGAGGACCGGGTGCTGGTGCTCGGGCCGGGCACCATCGGCCTGCTCGTCGCGATGTTCGCCCGCGCCGCGGGCGCCGAAGTCCACCTCATGGGCCGGACCGACGGTTCCCTCGCCTTCGCCCGCGCCCTCGGCTTCGACCACGTATGGCGGGAGAACGACGTCCCCGACCTCCCCTTCGACGCGGTCATCGACGCCTCGAACGCCGCCCACCTGCCCGCCACCGCCCTCGACCTGGTGGAACCGGGCGGCCGTGTCGTCTGCATCGGACTCGCCGGCGAACCCAGCCGCATCGACACCCGCACCCTCGCCCTCAAGGACGTCACCGCGGTCGGCGTCCTCTCCGCCTCCCCCGGCCTGGACGCCACGATCCGCGCCTACGCGAGCGGAACGGTCGACCCCAGACCCCTGGTCGCCGCGACGGTCGGCCTCGCCGAGGCCGGTCCGGTCCTCGCGGGCGACCGCCCGCCGGGCGCGGGCCCCGGCCCCAAGATCCACATCGACCCCCGCCGGCCAGGCGTCTGA